One region of Limnospira fusiformis SAG 85.79 genomic DNA includes:
- the ldpA gene encoding circadian clock protein LdpA — translation MITTDSPLTSLKTGRWFKLICGASYQHLPSVRHLALAYTLAGADCIDVAADPAVIKATLEAIALCADLGNQARRRGFGYRGRPWLMVSLNDGEDPHFRKAEFEATACPSHCPRPCESICPAGAIAFSDLQAGVIDELCYGCGRCIPVCPSNLIRARSYVFTPEAVAPLIFQTGVDAIEIHTQSDREADFRRLWNHIQPWIHQLKAIAISCPNSPDLIDYLWSLHQLITPLPSTTALIWQTDGRPMSGDIGSGTTRASIQLSQKVLSAQLPGYVQLAGGTNDYTVAKLRSLKLLPDEGTEKNSTSPKVAGVAYGSYARTLLSPIWESLESPNQESDPLEMSKITQLETQADLLWKAVNLASSLVAQIKGF, via the coding sequence GTGATCACTACTGATTCCCCTCTAACATCACTGAAAACAGGTCGCTGGTTCAAACTCATTTGTGGAGCCAGTTACCAGCACCTGCCATCAGTGCGCCATTTGGCCCTAGCTTATACCCTAGCGGGGGCGGACTGCATTGATGTGGCGGCGGACCCAGCCGTGATCAAGGCTACCCTGGAAGCGATCGCATTATGTGCTGATTTAGGAAATCAGGCTCGCCGCCGAGGTTTTGGCTATCGAGGGAGACCGTGGTTAATGGTCAGCCTCAACGACGGAGAAGATCCCCATTTTCGGAAAGCTGAATTTGAAGCCACAGCCTGTCCCAGCCATTGTCCCCGTCCCTGTGAAAGCATTTGTCCGGCGGGGGCGATCGCTTTTAGCGACCTACAAGCTGGGGTTATAGATGAACTATGCTATGGCTGTGGTCGGTGTATTCCCGTTTGTCCATCAAATTTGATCCGCGCTCGGTCCTATGTATTTACCCCAGAAGCCGTCGCGCCGCTGATATTTCAAACCGGAGTTGATGCCATCGAAATCCACACCCAAAGCGATCGCGAAGCCGACTTCCGTCGCCTGTGGAATCATATTCAGCCTTGGATACACCAACTCAAAGCGATCGCCATTAGCTGTCCCAACAGCCCCGACCTAATCGATTATTTGTGGAGTCTGCACCAGCTAATCACTCCCCTACCGTCAACAACCGCCTTAATTTGGCAAACCGACGGTAGACCCATGAGTGGCGACATAGGTAGTGGCACCACCAGAGCCAGCATTCAACTGAGCCAAAAGGTGTTATCCGCCCAACTACCAGGATATGTGCAACTAGCAGGAGGCACAAATGATTATACTGTAGCCAAGCTGCGATCGCTAAAACTTCTCCCCGATGAGGGAACCGAGAAAAACTCCACTTCCCCAAAAGTCGCCGGAGTCGCCTATGGTAGCTATGCTCGCACCTTACTTTCCCCCATTTGGGAATCCCTAGAATCTCCTAATCAGGAATCTGACCCCCTAGAAATGTCAAAAATCACTCAATTAGAAACCCAAGCAGACCTACTATGGAAAGCCGTTAACCTAGCAAGTTCCCTAGTTGCCCAAATCAAAGGATTTTGA
- a CDS encoding UPF0182 family protein, producing the protein MAGAETSTHGQYHQKRSPDTRSTPDAKMVKGRKSNLLNAMISKNWVLKALLFLFGAWLIFDMITWVIAEYLWFDEVGYLSVFRRRLLTQVGLWVLGVGLSAAFLFFNLAIADKFRYQSAIKSYHRFEDALFSPPPPSRPPALNLPWLSFLVIGPTMFMVVMTLHYGYEFITDFNISLEQDLVVPLLPRRFDFAVIWEMMTQQPIQWWQIAISVVMTMVVIIKPQLSLSAIAVFFSLGFGWVLSSHWINVLGFFYPTDFQITEGLFNKDISFYIFIISAIDLVEFWLFGLFLLALISCSLIYLLSGDSFNQGKFPGFSRFQQRHLHGLAGVFMLCMALRYWLNRYELLYSERGVVFGAGYTDANVAEPAYYLMFFISILFALFLFWQAFFSVEVIKPYVEFCLKKMGLRRPRSQPKRYAKLFADSYSLRAILSVYILMGFSANVALPEMVQRVIVQPNELERELPYIERNIQFTQQGFHLDNIDIQTFDPDAQLTLADLESNSLTIDNIRLWDQRPLLQTNRQLQQIRPYYEFLDAAIDRYTLLKPEEEQTPDNRTQKQQVIIAGRELDYQLVPEKAQTWINEHLVYTHGYGFTLSPVNKVAEGGLPKYFIKNIGPAPRFNPDTTLEVDPRVEDSIPIGKPRIYYGQLTNTNVMTGTRVLEFDFPSGDENVYNTYSGDGGIPINSLWRRLLFAKYLKNWQMIFTRNFLPETKVLFRRQIQQRVKAIAPFLRYDKNPYLVAADSSLGQDVVPENAQEGKYLYWILDAYTTSSRYPYSDPEDGEFNYIRNSVKVVIDAYNGSIKFYYLSEPRDPLLITLRNIFPDLFEPIENMPKSLYEHIRYPQDLFTVQSERLLTYHMQDARVFYNREDVWRIPTEIYGGQTQRVAPYYLIMKLPTEAMAEFILLQPFTPASRLNLIAWLAARSDSPQYGKLLLYQFPKQRLVFGPEQVEALINQEPRISEQISLWNRQGSRVLQGNLLVIPIEQSLLYVEPIYLEATDNSLPTLVRVIVAYENRIVMRPTLDESLQAVFDADPIEPAIIVPN; encoded by the coding sequence ATGGCTGGGGCCGAAACTTCTACCCATGGTCAATACCATCAAAAGCGATCGCCTGACACGCGATCGACTCCAGACGCTAAAATGGTCAAAGGGCGTAAATCTAACCTACTCAATGCCATGATATCCAAAAACTGGGTCCTAAAAGCGCTTCTGTTTCTGTTCGGCGCATGGTTGATATTTGATATGATCACCTGGGTGATCGCCGAATACCTATGGTTTGATGAAGTTGGCTATTTATCCGTATTCAGGCGACGACTGCTAACCCAAGTAGGATTATGGGTCCTAGGGGTGGGTTTGAGTGCAGCCTTTCTGTTCTTCAATTTGGCTATTGCTGACAAATTTCGCTATCAATCCGCCATTAAATCTTACCACCGATTTGAGGATGCCCTATTTTCACCGCCTCCCCCTAGCCGACCCCCAGCCTTAAATTTGCCATGGCTATCTTTTCTGGTAATTGGGCCAACTATGTTCATGGTGGTGATGACACTCCACTATGGCTATGAGTTTATTACAGATTTCAACATCAGCCTAGAGCAGGATTTGGTTGTTCCCTTGCTACCCCGTCGGTTTGATTTTGCCGTCATTTGGGAAATGATGACTCAGCAACCTATCCAATGGTGGCAAATTGCCATTAGTGTGGTTATGACTATGGTAGTTATCATTAAACCACAGCTTTCTCTAAGTGCGATCGCTGTATTTTTTAGCCTCGGTTTTGGTTGGGTTCTCTCTAGTCACTGGATTAATGTACTGGGATTTTTCTACCCCACCGATTTTCAGATTACAGAAGGTCTCTTTAACAAAGATATTAGTTTTTATATTTTTATCATCTCCGCCATTGACTTGGTAGAATTTTGGCTATTCGGTTTATTTCTCTTGGCTTTAATTTCCTGCTCCCTGATTTATCTACTTTCCGGTGATAGCTTTAATCAAGGCAAATTTCCCGGATTTTCTCGTTTTCAGCAGCGCCACTTACATGGGTTGGCTGGTGTGTTCATGCTATGTATGGCTCTGCGATATTGGTTAAATCGATATGAGTTATTATATTCCGAGCGAGGGGTCGTATTTGGGGCTGGCTATACTGATGCCAATGTGGCTGAACCCGCCTATTACTTGATGTTTTTCATTAGTATATTATTCGCGCTGTTCTTGTTCTGGCAGGCTTTCTTTTCCGTAGAAGTAATTAAACCTTATGTCGAGTTTTGCTTAAAAAAAATGGGTTTGCGTCGTCCGCGATCGCAACCAAAACGCTATGCCAAATTATTCGCGGATAGCTATTCTTTGAGGGCGATTTTATCTGTATATATTTTGATGGGATTTTCGGCTAATGTGGCGTTGCCAGAAATGGTGCAAAGGGTCATAGTCCAGCCTAACGAATTAGAGCGAGAATTGCCATATATTGAACGCAATATTCAATTTACCCAACAGGGTTTTCATCTTGATAATATTGATATTCAAACCTTTGACCCAGACGCTCAACTAACCCTCGCTGACCTAGAAAGCAATTCTCTCACCATTGATAATATTCGGCTGTGGGACCAGCGACCCCTATTACAAACTAATCGTCAACTCCAGCAAATTCGACCTTATTATGAATTTCTTGATGCTGCTATTGACCGCTATACTTTGCTGAAACCAGAAGAGGAACAAACACCAGATAATCGTACTCAAAAACAACAGGTGATTATTGCAGGACGGGAATTAGACTATCAGTTAGTTCCCGAAAAAGCGCAAACTTGGATTAATGAACACCTTGTCTATACCCACGGTTATGGATTTACCCTATCTCCAGTTAACAAAGTAGCGGAAGGAGGACTACCTAAATATTTTATCAAAAATATCGGCCCTGCGCCTCGGTTTAACCCAGATACTACCCTAGAAGTCGATCCTCGCGTTGAAGATAGTATCCCTATCGGAAAGCCTCGCATTTATTACGGTCAACTCACTAATACCAATGTGATGACTGGTACTAGAGTTTTGGAATTTGACTTTCCCTCCGGTGATGAAAATGTCTATAATACCTATAGCGGTGATGGGGGTATTCCGATTAATTCCCTATGGCGGCGGTTACTTTTTGCTAAGTATTTAAAAAACTGGCAAATGATTTTTACCCGGAATTTTTTGCCGGAAACTAAAGTGCTATTTCGTCGTCAAATTCAACAGCGAGTTAAAGCGATCGCTCCCTTTTTACGGTATGATAAAAATCCCTATTTGGTAGCCGCAGATAGCAGTTTAGGGCAAGATGTGGTTCCCGAAAATGCACAGGAGGGTAAATATCTCTATTGGATTTTAGATGCTTACACCACCAGCAGTCGCTACCCCTATTCTGACCCGGAAGATGGCGAATTTAACTATATTCGCAACTCAGTTAAAGTCGTAATTGATGCCTATAATGGCTCCATTAAATTCTACTATCTCAGTGAACCCAGAGACCCGCTTTTAATCACTTTACGCAATATTTTCCCCGATTTATTTGAACCTATCGAAAATATGCCCAAATCTTTGTATGAGCATATTCGATACCCCCAAGATTTATTTACAGTCCAATCAGAACGCCTATTAACTTACCACATGCAGGATGCTAGGGTGTTCTATAACCGGGAAGATGTCTGGCGCATTCCCACCGAAATTTATGGCGGTCAAACTCAACGGGTCGCGCCTTATTATTTGATTATGAAACTACCCACCGAAGCCATGGCGGAGTTTATTCTATTGCAGCCATTTACTCCCGCCAGTCGCCTCAATTTAATTGCTTGGTTAGCGGCGCGATCGGACTCCCCCCAATATGGTAAACTATTATTATATCAGTTTCCTAAGCAGCGATTAGTATTTGGACCCGAACAGGTGGAGGCACTAATCAACCAAGAACCCCGAATATCTGAGCAAATCTCACTGTGGAATCGTCAAGGTTCACGGGTACTTCAGGGTAATTTATTAGTAATTCCCATTGAACAGTCTTTGTTGTATGTAGAACCAATTTATCTCGAGGCGACTGATAACAGTTTACCTACTCTAGTCAGGGTTATTGTGGCTTATGAAAACCGCATTGTCATGCGTCCTACTTTAGATGAATCTCTGCAAGCTGTCTTTGATGCTGACCCCATCGAACCCGCCATTATAGTTCCCAATTAA
- a CDS encoding NAD(P)H-quinone oxidoreductase subunit N, producing the protein MALITTGGKLIRDLESEGALALYVPLEGGFEGRYRRRLRIAGYTTYSLSARGLGDLAAYLLGVHGVRPPHLGKKSSGNDAAVGDIYYLPPVVNYQLENLPPNSKGLVLWIIEGHILSSQEVDFLSRLPSIEPRVKIAIEMGGDRQFSWKPLKNAIAVA; encoded by the coding sequence ATGGCACTGATTACAACCGGTGGGAAACTAATTCGAGATTTGGAGTCGGAAGGAGCTTTAGCGCTCTATGTTCCGTTGGAGGGAGGATTTGAGGGACGTTACCGCCGCCGTCTCAGGATAGCTGGTTATACTACCTATAGCCTATCAGCCAGGGGATTGGGTGACTTGGCGGCGTACTTGTTGGGGGTTCATGGTGTCCGACCGCCTCACCTAGGTAAAAAAAGCAGTGGTAATGATGCGGCGGTGGGAGATATTTATTATCTTCCTCCGGTGGTCAACTATCAGTTAGAGAATCTGCCCCCTAACTCCAAGGGATTAGTATTATGGATCATAGAAGGGCATATTTTGTCAAGCCAAGAGGTCGATTTTCTCAGTCGCCTACCGAGTATTGAACCTCGGGTTAAAATTGCCATAGAGATGGGAGGCGATCGCCAATTTAGCTGGAAACCTTTAAAAAATGCGATCGCCGTTGCCTAA